In Lysobacter lycopersici, a genomic segment contains:
- a CDS encoding valine--tRNA ligase, with protein sequence MTTLAPGYDPKSFESRLYAQWESSGAFAPSGDGPAYTILLPPPNVTGTLHMGHAFQHTLMDALVRYHRMRGYRTLWQMGTDHAGIATEMVVSRNLALEGKGETRDSLGREKFIEKVWEWKQQSGDTIERQMRRLGASGDWSRSVFTMDPMASDAIVEAFVRLHEQGLIYRGQRLVNWDPVLKTAISDLEVASEEENGFLWSIAYPLNDGSGSLVVATTRPETMLGDTAVMVHPEDERYAHLIGKTVRLPLTNREIPVIADDYVDREFGTGVVKVTPAHDFNDYAVGQRHGLPMINIFTDEAKVIATRDDIPEKYRGLDRFDARKLIVADLEAAGLLVEIKPHRLQVPRGDRSGQVIEPFLTDQWFVKMDDLAKRGLELVESGEVKFVPPNWINTYRHWLENIQDWTISRQLWWGHRIPAWFDDAGNSYVGRNEAEVRATHNLGDIALRQDADVLETWFSSAMFPFSTQGWPNEDAMGELGFDIALPTSVLVTGFDIIFFWVARMIMMTDKLVGRVPFRDVYITGLVRDAHGQKMSKSKGNVLDPLDIIDGISADALVAKRTSGLMKPQDAPKIEKATRKEFPEGINAHGADALRFTMAALAGPGRDIKFDLARAEGYKNFCNKLWNATRFVLMNVGGASAPTVAAEAAPTAKTDAEKWILAQLDRTTAEAAQHFSEYRFDLLAQTLYEFAWNQFCDWFVELAKPALNGDDAEAADSTRHTLLYVLDALLRLLHPLIPFVTEELWQSVAPKLGKSGSIMLQPYPQPGDVDASGYAQADADIEWLKAMVSAVRRIRSELGVSPAKQVSLLVRGGNADDAARIARFDAQLRFLCRLERIETLVGEPPAAAPAVVGELQLFVPLEGLVDLDAERARLDKEIAKISAEKDKSEAKLAKFGAGVPAAVVEQERARLADWSSKLEALTAQRARM encoded by the coding sequence ATGACCACCCTCGCCCCCGGCTACGACCCCAAGTCCTTCGAATCCCGCCTGTACGCGCAGTGGGAAAGCAGCGGCGCGTTCGCGCCCAGCGGCGACGGCCCGGCCTACACCATCCTGCTGCCGCCGCCGAACGTCACCGGTACCCTGCACATGGGCCACGCGTTCCAGCACACGCTGATGGACGCGTTGGTGCGCTACCACCGCATGCGTGGCTACCGGACGCTGTGGCAGATGGGCACCGACCATGCCGGCATCGCGACCGAGATGGTGGTGAGCCGCAACCTCGCGCTCGAAGGCAAGGGCGAGACCCGCGATTCGCTGGGCCGCGAGAAATTCATCGAGAAAGTGTGGGAGTGGAAGCAGCAGTCCGGCGACACCATCGAACGGCAGATGCGCCGCCTCGGCGCCTCCGGCGACTGGTCGCGCAGCGTGTTCACCATGGATCCGATGGCGAGCGATGCGATCGTCGAAGCCTTCGTGCGCCTGCACGAACAGGGCTTGATCTATCGCGGCCAGCGCCTGGTCAACTGGGATCCGGTGCTGAAGACCGCGATCTCCGACCTCGAAGTCGCGAGCGAAGAAGAGAACGGATTCCTCTGGTCGATCGCCTACCCGCTCAACGACGGCAGCGGTTCGCTCGTCGTCGCGACCACCCGCCCGGAAACCATGCTCGGCGACACCGCGGTGATGGTGCATCCGGAAGACGAACGCTACGCGCACCTGATCGGCAAGACCGTGCGCCTGCCATTGACGAATCGCGAGATTCCGGTCATCGCCGACGATTACGTCGACCGCGAGTTCGGCACCGGCGTGGTCAAGGTCACGCCCGCGCACGATTTCAACGACTATGCGGTCGGCCAGCGCCATGGCCTGCCGATGATCAACATCTTCACCGACGAGGCGAAGGTCATCGCGACGCGCGACGACATTCCGGAAAAATATCGCGGACTCGACCGTTTCGATGCACGCAAGCTCATCGTCGCCGACCTCGAGGCTGCGGGCCTCTTGGTCGAAATCAAGCCGCATCGCCTGCAGGTGCCGCGCGGCGACCGCAGCGGCCAGGTGATCGAGCCGTTCCTGACCGACCAGTGGTTCGTGAAGATGGACGATCTCGCGAAGCGTGGATTGGAACTCGTCGAGTCGGGCGAAGTGAAGTTCGTGCCGCCGAACTGGATCAACACTTATCGCCACTGGCTGGAGAACATCCAGGACTGGACGATTTCGCGCCAGCTGTGGTGGGGCCATCGCATTCCCGCGTGGTTCGACGACGCCGGCAACAGTTACGTCGGCCGCAATGAAGCGGAAGTGCGCGCAACGCACAACCTCGGCGACATCGCGTTGCGGCAGGATGCCGACGTGCTGGAAACCTGGTTCTCCTCGGCGATGTTCCCGTTCAGCACGCAGGGTTGGCCGAACGAAGACGCGATGGGCGAACTCGGTTTCGACATCGCGCTACCGACCTCGGTGCTGGTCACCGGCTTCGACATCATCTTCTTCTGGGTGGCGCGCATGATCATGATGACCGACAAGCTCGTCGGCCGCGTGCCCTTCCGAGACGTCTACATCACCGGCCTGGTGCGCGATGCGCACGGGCAGAAGATGTCGAAGTCCAAGGGCAACGTGCTCGACCCGCTGGACATCATCGACGGCATCAGCGCGGACGCGCTGGTCGCCAAGCGCACCAGCGGCCTGATGAAGCCTCAGGACGCGCCGAAGATCGAGAAGGCCACGCGCAAGGAATTCCCGGAGGGCATCAACGCCCACGGCGCCGACGCGCTGCGCTTCACCATGGCCGCGCTGGCCGGCCCGGGCCGCGACATCAAGTTCGACCTCGCCCGCGCCGAGGGCTACAAGAATTTCTGCAACAAGTTGTGGAACGCCACGCGCTTCGTTTTGATGAATGTGGGAGGGGCTTCAGCCCCGACAGTCGCGGCTGAAGCCGCTCCCACAGCGAAAACCGACGCAGAAAAGTGGATCCTTGCCCAGCTCGACCGCACCACCGCGGAAGCCGCGCAACACTTCTCCGAATACCGCTTCGACCTGCTCGCGCAAACGCTGTACGAATTCGCCTGGAACCAGTTCTGCGACTGGTTCGTGGAACTCGCCAAGCCCGCCCTCAACGGCGACGATGCCGAAGCTGCGGACTCGACCCGACACACGCTGCTTTACGTCCTCGACGCGCTGCTGCGCCTTCTGCACCCGCTGATCCCGTTCGTCACCGAGGAACTGTGGCAATCGGTCGCGCCGAAACTCGGCAAGTCCGGCAGCATCATGCTGCAGCCCTATCCGCAGCCCGGCGACGTCGACGCGAGCGGCTACGCGCAAGCCGACGCCGACATCGAATGGCTGAAGGCGATGGTGTCCGCGGTGCGCCGCATCCGCAGCGAACTCGGCGTGTCGCCGGCGAAACAGGTGTCGCTGCTGGTGCGCGGCGGCAATGCGGACGATGCCGCGCGCATCGCCCGCTTCGACGCGCAACTGCGTTTCCTGTGTCGGCTCGAACGCATCGAAACGCTCGTCGGCGAACCGCCGGCCGCCGCGCCGGCCGTGGTCGGCGAACTGCAACTGTTCGTGCCGCTCGAAGGCCTGGTCGACCTCGATGCCGAACGCGCGCGCCTCGACAAGGAAATCGCGAAGATTTCCGCCGAAAAGGACAAGAGCGAAGCCAAGCTGGCGAAGTTCGGCGCCGGCGTGCCGGCTGCGGTGGTCGAGCAGGAACGCGCGCGACTCGCCGACTGGAGTTCGAAGCTGGAAGCGCTGACCGCGCAACGCGCCAGAATGTAG
- a CDS encoding DNA polymerase III subunit chi: MPRADFYLIDKPRFREEPLLLVCELARKATDAGQHTLVLVRDAAQAEALDDLLWAFDPDAYVPHQIAGADEDEDEAAVLIAAPDIDAPSRPLLINLRDAAPTGSFERVLEVVPADPAARGGSRERWKHYQSLGFELKKYDM; encoded by the coding sequence ATGCCACGCGCCGACTTCTACCTCATCGACAAGCCGCGCTTCCGCGAGGAACCGCTGCTGCTGGTGTGCGAACTCGCGCGCAAGGCGACGGACGCGGGCCAGCACACGCTGGTGCTGGTGCGCGACGCGGCGCAGGCCGAGGCCCTCGACGATCTGCTGTGGGCCTTCGACCCGGATGCCTACGTGCCGCACCAGATCGCCGGCGCGGACGAGGACGAGGACGAGGCCGCGGTATTGATCGCAGCGCCGGATATCGACGCGCCGTCGCGCCCGCTGCTGATCAACCTGCGCGATGCCGCACCGACGGGCAGTTTCGAACGCGTGCTGGAAGTGGTTCCCGCCGATCCGGCCGCGCGCGGCGGTTCGCGCGAACGCTGGAAGCACTACCAGTCGCTCGGCTTCGAGTTGAAGAAATACGATATGTAG